A stretch of Sphingorhabdus sp. YGSMI21 DNA encodes these proteins:
- a CDS encoding YdbL family protein — protein sequence MAQRDPAYEAARSAGLIGEKPDGYLGYVSSPTPAIKALVEQINIKRKAAYTRKAQETNSTVEQFAFTSGCNLIMRTAPGEKYQTPSGTWNTRDSSDPVRDSRCL from the coding sequence ATGGCGCAGCGCGATCCGGCCTATGAAGCGGCCCGGTCGGCAGGTCTGATTGGCGAGAAACCGGACGGTTATCTCGGCTATGTTTCCTCGCCTACGCCTGCGATCAAGGCGCTGGTCGAGCAGATCAACATCAAGCGCAAGGCGGCCTATACCCGCAAGGCCCAGGAAACCAATTCGACGGTCGAGCAATTTGCCTTCACCTCGGGCTGCAACCTGATCATGCGGACAGCGCCTGGCGAAAAATACCAGACCCCGTCCGGTACCTGGAACACGCGCGATTCGAGCGATCCGGTTCGGGACTCCCGCTGCCTTTGA
- a CDS encoding YnbE family lipoprotein, which yields MRNLTTIGLILGAVTGLSACVQVTAPDKPIVINLNINIKQEVVYRLDGDAKDLINEEADIF from the coding sequence ATGAGGAATTTAACCACCATCGGTCTGATATTGGGAGCTGTGACCGGGCTGTCAGCCTGCGTGCAGGTAACTGCACCGGACAAGCCGATTGTCATCAATCTCAATATCAATATCAAACAGGAAGTGGTGTATCGCCTCGACGGTGATGCGAAAGACCTGATCAACGAGGAAGCGGATATTTTCTAA